One window of Amaranthus tricolor cultivar Red isolate AtriRed21 chromosome 13, ASM2621246v1, whole genome shotgun sequence genomic DNA carries:
- the LOC130798966 gene encoding uncharacterized protein LOC130798966 gives MSQVVRSAITITPFFHRQLLHFISLQTPTTSHHRPLLSRHRHTHIQPQALRPPQELELEKNTFRNNIKIESDDEEDVEDNKKKKRRSRNEMKREARQAVRWGMDLVSFTTPQIKLILKAASLEEEVFEALMLVKRLGSDVREGKRRQFNYIGRLLRDADAQPDLLGALIQATKDGDQSRFQALAGLEKQVDQSPKELFNESESESESESEQEIEYSGEHVMLASKWFNGLIEKDIQTSNEVYSIDTVDFDRQELRKLVRKVHNLQNRQSGTEEIPVKSTELTAAEKSLNRFLCSLAKQHSSSQLVDV, from the exons ATGTCGCAAGTAGTAAGATCCGCCATAACCATAACACCCTTCTTCCACCGCCAATTACTCCATTTTATCTCCCTACAAACACCCACAACCTCCCACCATCGTCCTCTTCTTTCTCGTCACCGCCATACCCACATTCAACCTCAAGCTCTTCGTCCACCACAAGAGCTTGAACTTGAAAAAAACACCTTtagaaataatatcaaaattgaATCAGATGATGAGGAAGATGTTGAGgataacaagaagaagaaaaggagaagCAGAAATGAGATGAAACGTGAAGCTCGTCAAGCTGTTCGATGGGGAATGGACCTTGTTTCTTTTACTACTCCCCAAATTAAACTCATTCTCAA GGCCGCTTCACTCGAGGAAGAGGTTTTCGAGGCTTTAATGTTGGTTAAG AGACTAGGATCTGATGTTCGTGAAGGGAAAAGAAGGCAGTTCAACTACATAG GTAGACTGCTTCGAGATGCTGATGCACAGCCAGATTTGCTAGGAGCTTTAATTCAAGCTACCAAAGATGGTGATCAATCTAGATTTCAAGCCTTGGCCGGCTTAGAAAAACAGGTTGATCAAAGCCCCAAAGAGTTGTTTAATGAATCTGAATCTGAATCTGAATCCGAATCCGAGCAGGAAATTGAG TATTCTGGTGAACATGTTATGCTAGCGAGCAAATGGTTTAATGGTCTTATCGAAAAGGATATCCAAACAAGCAATGAAGTCTATTCTATTGATACTGTGGATTTTGACCGCCAG GAGTTGCGGAAACTTGTCCGGAAAGTGCATAATCTACAAAATCGGCAGAGTGGCACTGAAGAGATCCCAGTAAAGAGCACTGAACTAACAGCTGCTGAAAAGTCGCTCAATCGTTTCCTTTGTTCGCTGGCAAAACAGCACTCGAGTTCTCAATTAGTTGATGTATAG
- the LOC130798900 gene encoding chaperone protein dnaJ 11, chloroplastic-like, with protein MASATTTISSSIPSITSYPVNHPRRFSTSQTNFRRTVPSISAVYTTTKTEVTTTSLQKASFYEVLGIQAGASGKEIKAAYRKLARVLHPDATVGSNEQKDPDEFIRVHEAYATLSDPKKRADYDRMMWVKGRRLSYSPTYCTMGSTKYTTSSCSGFSGGLEMVETCNWYEVFIRIHDDVEDIIKDDGGCSRVKQRLKSHISPLTESQGQIEVKVSGK; from the exons ATGGCTtctgcaacaacaacaatatcatCATCAATTCCATCAATTACTTCATATCCTGTAAATCACCCGCGTAGATTTTCGACATCTCAAACCAATTTTCGACGCACTGTTCCGTCAATCTCCGCCGTTTACACCACCACGAAAACTGAAGTTACTACCACTTCGCTTCAAAAAGCGTCGTTTTATGAAGTATTAGGAATCCAAGCGGGAGCGTCAGGTAAGGAAATCAAGGCAGCGTATAGGAAATTAGCCAGAGTTCTTCACCCAGATGCAACCGTGGGTTCTAATGAACAAAAGGACCCGGATGAGTTTATTCGGGTCCATGAAGCGTATGCGACGTTATCGGATCCTAAAAAGAGGGCGGATTATGATAGGATGATGTGGGTTAAAGGGCGTCGATTGAGTTATTCTCCAACTTATTGTACAATGGGTAGTACCAAATATACAACCAGTTCTTGTTCGGGTTTTTCGG GAGGTTTAGAGATGGTAGAAACGTGTAATTGG TATGAGGTATTTATAAGAATACATGATGATGTAGAGGACATCATAAAGGATGATGGAGGATG TTCGAGGGTAAAACAAAGGTTGAAAAGTCATATAAGCcccttgaccgaaagtcaaggtcaaatAGAAGTCAAAGTTAGCGGGAAATGA